DNA sequence from the Nodosilinea sp. FACHB-141 genome:
GTGGCAGCCCCCCTACGACTGGCAGTGGGGCAGTCGCCCTAAGGAAGTCTCTATCCGCGAAGCTACTCGCTACCGGCAAGAGCAGCTAGGGGAATTGTGCGATCGCATCATGCCTTTGGTCACTCGCAATGCTGAGCGCTCCGGGTGGAATGTCGAGGCCCTATCCACCGCATTAGTTGAGCTGATTGACCCCGCCAAAGAACTGCGGCTGGCCCGGTTTTTGCGCGATCGCGAAACCAAGATCACGGCTTCGGCCCGTTTGATCAATCGCTACCGCCTGCAAATGAGCACCACCCAAGGGGTGACCGCCTTTCTCAAAAGCCCGGTGCTAAAGTTTCTCGCCACCCTCACCACCGGCTCCCCGGCTCTGGCCTACCTACTAGCCGAGCAAATTCCAGTCGAGCAGCTGCCTGTGGTGCTAGGCAAGCTCCAGCTCGCCTACGACCTGTTTAAGGTGATTGGCCCTGACAAGGTCCAGTTAGACCTACTCACCCTCTGGCCGCTGCTGCTCGACCACAACGACCAGCCCGATCGCGCCGCCTGGGCCTTCGGCCACGCCATGGTTGAATATTGGAGCCAGGGGCTGGCGATCGCTGACACCCGCCAGCGAGTTGAACATTACCTGGGGCAATATGATAGTCGTTGAAACCCCTCTAATCCTCCTGCCGATGGGCTTAAAACGCGCCGGTTGTCTTTAGCATCGGTGAAGCCATCGGTCCTGCCCCCATCATCCTCCGAGAACAATGCTGATCTTATCTGCCACCAACGGCACCAATCTCGAACTAGCCCGCGCCTTTGAATCTGAAGCAACTACCAGGGGCCTATCCGTAGAGATAATTAGCCTCCCCGATCTACACCTGCCGCTCTATGACTCCCTTGGGGGCAGCAGTGCTGAGGAGGGCCTGAGCAAGCTGGCCCAAGCCATGCGGCAGCACAAGAGCCTAGTCATTTGCGCGCCCGAGTACAACGGCTCCATTCCCCCGGTGCTGACCAACGCGATCGCCTGGCTCTCGGTCAGCACCGACGACTTTCGGGCATTGTTCAACTCGCGGCCTGTGGCCCTGGCTACCCACAGCGGCGGCGGTGGGCAAAAGGTCATGCTGGCCATTCGGCAGCAGCTTTCGCACCTGGGCTGCACGGTGCTGGGACGAGAGGTGTTGAGTACTTCCCAAAAGGCGGCTAACCCCGAGGCGATCGCCGCCCTCGTCAGCCAGCTCGCCGCCCTCGAATCCGCCTATGAAGGCATCCCAGCACAAGGCTAAGCGCATTCAGGCGAAACGTCACGGATGGCAAAAGAACGAGAGTTCAGCACAAAAAGCGAATGATACGTTCTTTGATCTTGGCTTTCTCGTTCTTTTACTATCCCCTCACTTCCTATCCCACTGCTCTTTCATTCGCTGAATGCGCTCCAGCAGCGTCTCGTTTGACATGCGTGAATTTAGCCGCTCCACCAGCAGCGGAAAGGCTAAGGGTGAGGGGCGTTTGGTGTCTTTCCACACGACCGATCGCTGGTCTAGCCGACTGAGCGTTTTTGCCAACCGGTGCGTCTCTAGCTGGTCTTGCAGCACCTCCCGCTCCGCCTGCTTGAGCAGCAGATTGTCTGGCTCGTATTTGGTGAACACCTCATAGAGCAGCGATGTGCTCACCTGAAGCTGGCTCGACGTTTTGCGCGACCCCGGATAGCCCTTAAACACTAGCCCTGCCACCTGGGCCACACCGCGAAACTTGCGCTGGGTCAGCTCTGAAATATTGAGACTGGCGCGAATATCGTCCTCCAAATTCTCTAGGCTAAAGAAGTCGCTAGAGAACAAATCTTGGTAGGGATACCCTTTGGGGCCAAGAATTTCAAAGCCGTAGTCGTTGACCGAAATCGTAAAGGTTGCCGTTTTTTGCTTGGCGAATCGATAGCCCCAGAGAAACCCTAGTCCCTCATGGACGAAACGGCCCTCAAAGGGGAACACATAGAGGTGTTGTCCCTCCCGTGTTTTGCAGCTTTCTACTAACAATTCATCGGCGGTTGGCAGCGTAGAAAGACGCTGCTGAGCTTCGAGAATGGGGGTAATGGTGAGAATTTCGTCGTTGGCGAGGGCAATGTCGTGGTCAACGGTTACGGATGGTGCATTGCTGTGCGAATGCACCCTACGATTATCATCGTTGTCGGCGAGAAAGGATCGCACCCGCTCCACCTCGCGGCGCAAATGGTGGCTGAGTGTGTCCGAAATCGCCAGCTGGCCACCGCCCCACGTGGGCGTCACCGTCGATTTTTTGCGGGTGCCTTTGACGTAGAGCACCATGTCTTTCATTTGAAAGTATTCCAGCTGCCGCCCGCCGAAAAAGAACACATCCCCCTGCTTCAGCCGGGATACAAAAGATTCTTCGACGGTGCCAATCTCTTTGCGGTTGGTGTAAACAATCTTGACCGGCGTGTTGGAGGTAATAGTGCCAATGCCCATGCGGTGAATGCGAGCCAGTTTCGCATCGCTTACTTTGAAAAGCCTATCTTCTCGCACCACTTTTTTGTATCGAGGATAGGCCCCCAGACACTGACCACCGTTTTCAATAAAATCCAAAATCCACTGGTATTCTTCGTCAGTGAGGTCAGCATAGGCAACGGTTTGGCGCAAATTTTCCAGGGTCTTTTGCGGCTCAAAGCCATCGCCACAGGCGAGGGTGACGAGATGCTGCACCAGCACGTCGTAGGGCTTGTACTGGGGGCGGCGGGTTTCCATGTCGCCCATCTCTAGCCCCCGGCGAAAGGCCGAGATTTCGAGCAATTCCAAAGCATTAGTCGGCAAAAAGAACACCTCCGAAGTACCTTCCGGCACGTGGGCGCTGCGCCCCGCTCGCTGCAACAGCCGTGCCAGATTCTTCGCGCTACCGATTTGCACGACCCGCTCCACCGGCTGAAAATCGACGCCCAGATCCAGCGATGACGTACACACTACCCACTTGATATCGCCAGACTTGACCCCCGCCTCGATCGCCTCCCGCTCTTTTACATTGATCGAGCCGTGGTGCAGAGCAATGCGACCGGCCTCCTCTGGCAGGGCAAAGTTCAACGCCTGGTACCACCGCTCTGACTGGTTGCGGGTATTAGTAAAAATCAGGGTAGATTTCTCAATATCCAACGCCTCCACCAGAGTTTCAAACATGCGCAGGCCTAGGTGTCCTGCCCAGGGAAACGTATCCACCGACTCAGGGCGAATGCTTTTGATTACCGTGTCGCGCTTCAGATTTGAGCGAATGATTACGGGCTCTGTGCTAAGACCCACAGCGGTTTGAGCCGCTTCTTCTAAATTTCCTAAGGTGGCCGAGATCGCCCAGGTGCGCAGGGTAGGTTGGAGCGATCGCAGATACCCCAAACACAGCTCTGCCTGAGTGC
Encoded proteins:
- a CDS encoding NADPH-dependent FMN reductase produces the protein MLILSATNGTNLELARAFESEATTRGLSVEIISLPDLHLPLYDSLGGSSAEEGLSKLAQAMRQHKSLVICAPEYNGSIPPVLTNAIAWLSVSTDDFRALFNSRPVALATHSGGGGQKVMLAIRQQLSHLGCTVLGREVLSTSQKAANPEAIAALVSQLAALESAYEGIPAQG
- a CDS encoding ligase-associated DNA damage response DEXH box helicase, producing MPISPLNSPVTSDPRLVPIAQYFATRDWQPLTFQAETWAAYLDGRSGLVQVPTGSGKTYAAVMGAIAEMIATPTTGLQLLYITPLRALSRDIEQAIKAPIEAMGWGITVESRTGDTSSARKTKQLKNMPNILITTPESLAVMLSYKDGAKRFSNLQAVVLDEWHELMSSKRGTQAELCLGYLRSLQPTLRTWAISATLGNLEEAAQTAVGLSTEPVIIRSNLKRDTVIKSIRPESVDTFPWAGHLGLRMFETLVEALDIEKSTLIFTNTRNQSERWYQALNFALPEEAGRIALHHGSINVKEREAIEAGVKSGDIKWVVCTSSLDLGVDFQPVERVVQIGSAKNLARLLQRAGRSAHVPEGTSEVFFLPTNALELLEISAFRRGLEMGDMETRRPQYKPYDVLVQHLVTLACGDGFEPQKTLENLRQTVAYADLTDEEYQWILDFIENGGQCLGAYPRYKKVVREDRLFKVSDAKLARIHRMGIGTITSNTPVKIVYTNRKEIGTVEESFVSRLKQGDVFFFGGRQLEYFQMKDMVLYVKGTRKKSTVTPTWGGGQLAISDTLSHHLRREVERVRSFLADNDDNRRVHSHSNAPSVTVDHDIALANDEILTITPILEAQQRLSTLPTADELLVESCKTREGQHLYVFPFEGRFVHEGLGFLWGYRFAKQKTATFTISVNDYGFEILGPKGYPYQDLFSSDFFSLENLEDDIRASLNISELTQRKFRGVAQVAGLVFKGYPGSRKTSSQLQVSTSLLYEVFTKYEPDNLLLKQAEREVLQDQLETHRLAKTLSRLDQRSVVWKDTKRPSPLAFPLLVERLNSRMSNETLLERIQRMKEQWDRK